GACGGATTTTCACTTCACCGAGTTTCGGGACTTTCAACAGATTATGGCGTTTTCCCGTTTCACGAATAGGGTTCTGACGGACACGTTCACCTGTTTTGAGTTTGTGCTTTCGCAAGCACCACGACACCGAGCGGGCAGAACCTTTGAATTTCGGGTGTCCCTTCTTTTTCTCGGTCGGGTCTTTACATCGGCGAAAGAAGTGGTCGTATGCGTGATCCAACCGCTTGATTGTGGAAACTTGCATATCTTGCGGATGATCCGAATAGTAGGTATTGCCCTTACGCAGTATTGCCAAATGGTTAATCTGGTCAACCTT
This genomic window from Candidatus Poribacteria bacterium contains:
- a CDS encoding helix-turn-helix domain-containing protein, with the protein product MKRTFKYRAYPTPTQERWLYAEFKHQKRLYNYMLQMRSQMYLYGGISVSKVDQINHLAILRKGNTYYSDHPQDMQVSTIKRLDHAYDHFFRRCKDPTEKKKGHPKFKGSARSVSWCLRKHKLKTGERVRQNPIRETGKRHNLLKVPKLGEVKIR